A window from Nocardioides mesophilus encodes these proteins:
- a CDS encoding catalase produces the protein MTDVANQGSNGDDQRPVLTTRQGHPVHDNQNQRTVGARGPATLENYQFLEKISHFDRERVPERVVHARGALSYGTFTATGKVGDQPASTYTRAKLFQEAGKETEVAVRFSTVAGGRDSSEAARDPRGFAVKFYTEDGNWDLVGNNLGVFFIRDAIKFPDLIHSQKPDPVTFERQVANRVFDFISQTPEAMHMVTLLFSPRGLPASYRTQQGFGVNTYKWVNEAGETQLVKYHWLPKQGVKSWTAEDAANVQANELGAHTKDLYDAIDAGDFPEWDLHVQLMDDREHPELDFDPLDDTKVWPEEQFPLHHVGTMQLNRAPQNIFDENEQIAFGTGVLVDGLDFSDDKMLVGRTFSYSDTQRYRVGANYLQLPVNQAKNAQVRTNQRDGQMSYGVDPAGENPHVNYEPSTLGGLQEAPAPRHDEQGPEITGRLTRQRIPLTNDYQQAGERYLLSEQWEKDDLVANLVGALGQCDRPIQERMVWHLLMCEDELGLRVGEKLDLSPDDVRHLEPLPSQTLTEDELQRRSNLGKNGPRDVSGKTMTHCVPNEHVSVSR, from the coding sequence ATGACGGACGTAGCCAACCAGGGCTCCAACGGCGACGACCAGCGGCCGGTGCTCACCACCCGCCAGGGCCACCCGGTCCACGACAACCAGAACCAGCGGACGGTGGGCGCCCGCGGCCCCGCGACGCTGGAGAACTACCAGTTCCTGGAGAAGATCAGCCACTTCGACCGCGAGCGCGTCCCCGAGCGGGTCGTCCACGCCCGCGGTGCGCTGTCCTACGGCACGTTCACCGCCACCGGCAAGGTCGGCGACCAGCCCGCGTCGACGTACACCCGCGCCAAGCTCTTCCAGGAGGCCGGGAAGGAGACCGAGGTCGCCGTCCGGTTCTCGACGGTGGCCGGCGGCCGCGACTCCTCGGAGGCCGCCCGCGACCCGCGCGGCTTCGCGGTGAAGTTCTACACCGAGGACGGCAACTGGGACCTCGTCGGGAACAACCTCGGCGTCTTCTTCATCCGCGACGCGATCAAGTTCCCCGACCTGATCCACTCCCAGAAGCCGGACCCGGTCACCTTCGAGCGGCAGGTCGCCAACCGGGTCTTCGACTTCATCTCGCAGACCCCCGAGGCGATGCACATGGTCACGCTGCTGTTCAGCCCGCGCGGGCTGCCGGCGAGCTACCGGACCCAGCAGGGCTTCGGCGTGAACACCTACAAGTGGGTCAACGAGGCCGGCGAGACCCAGCTGGTGAAGTACCACTGGCTGCCGAAGCAGGGCGTGAAGAGCTGGACGGCGGAGGACGCCGCCAACGTCCAGGCCAACGAGCTCGGTGCGCACACCAAGGACCTCTACGACGCCATCGACGCCGGCGACTTCCCCGAGTGGGACCTGCACGTGCAGCTGATGGACGACCGTGAGCACCCCGAGCTGGACTTCGACCCGCTCGACGACACCAAGGTGTGGCCCGAGGAGCAGTTCCCGCTACACCACGTCGGCACCATGCAGCTCAACCGGGCGCCGCAGAACATCTTCGACGAGAACGAGCAGATCGCCTTCGGCACCGGCGTGCTCGTCGACGGCCTGGACTTCTCCGACGACAAGATGCTGGTCGGACGGACCTTCAGCTACAGCGACACCCAGCGCTACCGGGTCGGCGCGAACTACCTGCAGCTGCCGGTGAACCAGGCCAAGAACGCCCAGGTGCGAACCAACCAGCGCGACGGCCAGATGTCGTACGGCGTCGACCCGGCCGGCGAGAACCCGCACGTCAACTACGAGCCGTCGACCCTCGGCGGGCTCCAGGAGGCCCCGGCTCCCCGCCACGACGAGCAGGGTCCGGAGATCACCGGCCGGCTGACCCGGCAGCGGATCCCGCTCACCAACGACTACCAGCAGGCAGGCGAGCGCTACCTGCTCTCCGAGCAGTGGGAGAAGGACGACCTGGTCGCCAACCTGGTCGGGGCGCTCGGGCAGTGCGACCGCCCGATCCAGGAGCGCATGGTCTGGCACCTGCTGATGTGCGAGGACGAGCTCGGCCTCCGCGTCGGCGAGAAGCTGGACCTCTCCCCCGACGACGTGCGCCACCTCGAGCCGTTGCCGAGCCAGACCCTCACCGAGGACGAGCTGCAGCGCCGCTCCAACCTCGGCAAGAACGGGCCGCGCGACGTCTCCGGCAAGACGATGACGCACTGCGTCCCGAACGAGCACGTCAGCGTCAGCCGCTGA
- a CDS encoding M23 family metallopeptidase: MAAVAAGSMVLGLAAVPLASADDLRHKKAKVERNLSGAHDDLEESSGQLRAATAALQAAEAQLGQAQAKLARTRGELAAAEALDRQMQAKLEAAIAKLARARADLEQGHAKIAEQEHELGQIVVQNYQSGDPSLMGLSMVLTSQDPSALTGQLNSVRNVIDKEAVTLSRLEASKVLLTVQEQQVEEAKAEVAVQRRAAARNLERKQRLEQAAEDAETQVRSLVSLRKDARVEAEKARQADLATLQSLEFERDRIAAILRQRAEEARRRAAAAAAAADASGANVPVYGGSGELLRPVPGPVTSPFGWRTHPIYGYRSLHDGIDFGAACGTPIEAAASGVVIEKYFQTAYGNRVVIDHGIHRGVSIATISNHLSSYAVSVGDHVRRGQVIGYVGTTGWSTGCHLHWTVLQNGSPVDPANWI; this comes from the coding sequence ATGGCCGCCGTAGCGGCCGGCAGCATGGTGCTCGGCCTCGCTGCGGTCCCGCTGGCGTCGGCCGACGACCTCAGGCACAAGAAGGCGAAGGTCGAGCGCAACCTCTCGGGTGCGCATGACGACCTCGAGGAGTCCAGCGGCCAGCTGCGCGCCGCCACGGCGGCGCTTCAGGCTGCCGAGGCCCAGCTCGGGCAGGCGCAGGCCAAGCTGGCGCGGACCCGCGGTGAGCTCGCGGCCGCCGAGGCGCTCGACCGGCAGATGCAGGCCAAGCTCGAGGCGGCGATCGCCAAGCTGGCCCGGGCCCGCGCCGACCTCGAGCAGGGGCACGCCAAGATCGCCGAGCAGGAGCACGAGCTCGGCCAGATCGTGGTGCAGAACTACCAGAGCGGCGACCCGTCGTTGATGGGCCTCTCGATGGTCCTCACCAGCCAGGACCCCTCCGCGCTGACCGGTCAGCTGAACTCGGTGCGCAACGTCATCGACAAGGAGGCCGTGACGCTCTCGCGCCTCGAGGCTTCCAAGGTCCTCCTCACCGTCCAGGAGCAGCAGGTCGAGGAGGCCAAGGCCGAGGTCGCGGTCCAGCGGCGCGCCGCGGCCCGCAACCTCGAGCGCAAGCAGCGCCTCGAGCAGGCCGCCGAGGACGCCGAGACGCAGGTCCGCAGCCTGGTCTCGCTCCGCAAGGACGCCCGGGTGGAGGCCGAGAAGGCCCGCCAGGCGGACCTCGCGACGCTGCAAAGCCTGGAGTTCGAGCGCGACCGGATCGCGGCGATCCTGCGTCAGCGGGCCGAGGAGGCCCGCCGCCGGGCGGCCGCCGCCGCCGCTGCGGCTGACGCGAGCGGCGCCAACGTGCCGGTGTACGGCGGCAGCGGCGAGCTGCTGCGCCCGGTGCCCGGGCCGGTCACGTCGCCGTTCGGCTGGCGGACCCACCCGATCTACGGCTACCGCTCGCTGCACGACGGCATCGACTTCGGCGCCGCCTGCGGCACCCCGATCGAGGCCGCCGCTTCCGGCGTGGTGATCGAGAAGTACTTCCAGACCGCGTACGGCAACCGGGTCGTCATCGACCACGGGATCCACCGTGGCGTCAGCATCGCGACGATCTCGAACCACCTGAGCAGCTACGCGGTCTCGGTCGGCGACCACGTGCGTCGCGGCCAGGTCATCGGCTACGTCGGCACCACCGGCTGGTCGACCGGGTGCCACCTGCACTGGACGGTGCTTCAGAACGGCTCGCCGGTGGACCCGGCCAACTGGATCTGA
- the ftsX gene encoding permease-like cell division protein FtsX: protein MQLTYVFSELGNGLKRNVSMSIAVIVTIFVSLTLVGMGLLLNAQAQKAENYWGSKLQITVFLCNQNSTTANCVNGEVTDAQKQSIEDVLDSNGEVASWRLETKQQAYDKWREAYVSNDETEQRVYESIRPSDMQESYWIQLKDPEKFMGIKSAVQGLPGVNSVRDLREVLKPIYFWMNVMKWGAIGIAIFLVIAAVLQVGNTIRLAAFARRREIGIMRLVGASSLYIQLPFLMESLVAALVGVGLAAGALLLFMWAVIYNTLRPTSNIVAWVDWADGFAAVGWIALIGLALTLVPTLIMTRKYLKV, encoded by the coding sequence ATGCAGCTGACCTACGTGTTCTCCGAGCTCGGAAACGGGCTGAAGCGGAACGTCTCGATGTCGATCGCGGTCATCGTGACGATCTTCGTCTCTCTCACCCTGGTCGGGATGGGCCTGCTGCTCAACGCGCAGGCGCAGAAGGCCGAGAACTACTGGGGCAGCAAGCTCCAGATCACCGTCTTCCTGTGCAACCAGAACTCCACGACCGCCAACTGCGTCAACGGCGAGGTCACCGACGCCCAGAAACAGTCCATCGAGGACGTGCTGGACAGCAACGGCGAGGTCGCCTCGTGGCGGCTGGAGACCAAGCAGCAGGCCTACGACAAGTGGCGCGAGGCCTACGTCTCCAACGACGAGACCGAGCAGCGCGTCTACGAGTCGATCCGGCCCTCGGACATGCAGGAGTCCTACTGGATCCAGCTCAAGGACCCGGAGAAGTTCATGGGCATCAAGAGCGCCGTGCAGGGCCTGCCCGGCGTGAACAGCGTCCGGGACCTGCGTGAGGTGCTCAAGCCGATCTACTTCTGGATGAACGTCATGAAGTGGGGGGCGATCGGGATCGCGATCTTCCTGGTGATCGCCGCGGTGCTGCAGGTCGGGAACACGATCCGGCTGGCCGCCTTCGCCCGTCGCCGCGAGATCGGCATCATGCGGCTGGTCGGCGCGTCGAGCCTCTACATCCAGCTGCCGTTCCTGATGGAGTCGCTGGTGGCCGCGCTGGTCGGGGTGGGGCTCGCCGCCGGGGCGCTCCTGCTGTTCATGTGGGCGGTCATCTACAACACGCTGAGACCGACCTCGAACATCGTCGCCTGGGTGGACTGGGCCGACGGCTTCGCCGCGGTCGGCTGGATCGCCCTCATCGGCCTGGCCCTGACTTTGGTGCCGACGCTGATTATGACCCGGAAATACCTAAAAGTCTGA
- the ftsE gene encoding cell division ATP-binding protein FtsE, whose translation MIRFENVTKTYPGQSRAALDDVTVELEKGEFVFLVGASGSGKSTFLRLVLREARPTQGKVYVAGKEINRLASWKVPALRRQIGTVFQDFRLLPNKTVTENVAFALQVIGRPRSHINKVVPETLELVGLEGKGGRMPDELSGGEQQRVAIARAFVNRPMILIADEPTGNLDPNTSVGIMKLLDRINRTGTTVMMATHDAGIVDQMRKRVIELSNGQVVRDQSRGVYGYQH comes from the coding sequence GTGATCCGCTTCGAGAATGTCACCAAGACGTACCCCGGCCAGAGCCGCGCGGCGCTCGACGACGTCACCGTGGAGCTGGAGAAGGGCGAGTTCGTCTTCCTGGTCGGCGCGTCCGGCTCCGGCAAGTCGACCTTCCTGCGGCTGGTCCTCCGCGAGGCCCGGCCCACGCAGGGCAAGGTCTACGTCGCCGGCAAGGAGATCAACCGGCTCGCCTCCTGGAAAGTGCCCGCGCTGCGCCGTCAGATCGGCACCGTCTTCCAGGACTTCCGGCTGCTGCCGAACAAGACCGTGACCGAGAACGTCGCGTTCGCGCTGCAGGTGATCGGCCGGCCGCGCTCGCACATCAACAAGGTGGTGCCCGAGACGCTCGAGCTGGTCGGCCTGGAGGGCAAGGGCGGCCGGATGCCCGACGAGCTCTCCGGCGGCGAGCAGCAGCGCGTGGCGATCGCCCGGGCGTTCGTGAACCGGCCGATGATCCTGATCGCCGACGAGCCGACCGGAAACCTCGACCCGAACACCTCGGTCGGGATCATGAAGCTGCTGGACCGGATCAACCGGACCGGCACCACCGTGATGATGGCGACCCACGACGCGGGGATCGTCGACCAGATGCGCAAACGAGTGATCGAACTGTCCAACGGCCAGGTCGTGCGGGACCAGTCGCGCGGCGTCTACGGCTACCAGCACTAG
- the prfB gene encoding peptide chain release factor 2, translating to MAGPDFETQIKQLQATMHTIEQVLDLGAIRTEIADLAEQVAAPDLWDDQANAQRVTGRLSVLQSDLDRFTELQTRLDDLSLMIEMAQEEGDADSMADSERELAKIHRAVEALEVRTLLSGEYDSREALITIRSGAGGVDAADFAEMLMRMYTRWAERKNYPVEVYDTSYAEEAGLKSATFAVHAPYAYGTLSVEAGTHRLVRISPFDNQGRRQTSFAAVEVVPVLEQTDEIDIPDEDIRVDVYRSSGPGGQSVNTTDSAVRLTHIPTGTVVSCQNEKSQLQNKASAMVILKAKILALKKAEERAHLDELRGDVQGSWGDQMRNYVLHPYQLVKDLRTEFETGNPQAVFDGDIDPFLEAGIRWRRGADKAEQN from the coding sequence GTGGCAGGACCCGATTTCGAGACCCAGATCAAGCAGCTCCAGGCGACGATGCACACCATCGAGCAGGTGCTGGACCTCGGCGCGATCCGCACCGAGATCGCCGACCTCGCCGAGCAGGTCGCCGCTCCTGACCTGTGGGACGACCAGGCCAACGCCCAGCGCGTCACCGGCCGGCTCTCGGTGCTGCAGAGCGACCTGGACCGGTTCACCGAGCTCCAGACCCGTCTCGACGACCTCAGCCTGATGATCGAGATGGCCCAGGAGGAGGGCGACGCGGACTCGATGGCGGACTCCGAGCGCGAGCTCGCCAAGATCCACCGGGCCGTGGAGGCGCTCGAGGTGCGCACGCTGCTCTCCGGGGAGTACGACTCCCGGGAGGCGCTGATCACGATCCGCTCCGGTGCCGGAGGCGTCGACGCCGCCGACTTCGCCGAGATGCTGATGCGGATGTACACCCGCTGGGCGGAGCGCAAGAACTACCCCGTCGAGGTCTACGACACCTCCTACGCCGAGGAGGCCGGGCTGAAGTCCGCGACCTTCGCGGTGCACGCCCCCTACGCCTACGGCACCCTCTCGGTCGAGGCCGGCACGCACCGGCTGGTGCGGATCAGCCCGTTCGACAACCAGGGCCGCCGGCAGACCTCGTTCGCCGCCGTCGAGGTGGTCCCGGTGCTCGAGCAGACCGACGAGATCGACATCCCCGACGAGGACATCCGGGTCGACGTCTACCGCTCCTCGGGACCCGGCGGCCAGTCGGTGAACACCACCGACTCCGCGGTGCGGCTGACCCACATCCCCACCGGCACCGTGGTCTCCTGTCAGAACGAGAAGAGCCAGCTGCAGAACAAGGCCAGCGCGATGGTGATCCTCAAGGCCAAGATCCTGGCCCTGAAGAAGGCCGAGGAGCGCGCCCACCTCGACGAGCTGCGGGGCGACGTCCAAGGCTCGTGGGGTGACCAGATGCGCAACTACGTGCTGCACCCCTACCAGCTGGTCAAGGACCTGCGCACCGAGTTCGAGACCGGCAACCCGCAGGCGGTCTTCGACGGCGACATCGACCCGTTCCTCGAGGCCGGCATCCGCTGGCGCCGCGGCGCGGACAAGGCCGAGCAGAACTGA
- a CDS encoding DUF6328 family protein, with amino-acid sequence MSGALMDSAARDNDSGHEDEDKTERLARNFNELLQELRVTQTGIQILTGFLLTVPFTQRFPDLDAEQKYGYLTVLCGAVLATGFIIAPVALHRTLFRQGEKEWLVHAANWCARAGLFVLALTMAGVVWLVFDVVISRAAAVVAGGLALAFFAALWWVLPLVKRADAD; translated from the coding sequence ATGAGCGGAGCACTCATGGACAGCGCGGCCCGGGACAACGACAGCGGTCACGAGGACGAGGACAAGACCGAGCGCCTCGCCCGCAACTTCAACGAGCTGCTGCAGGAGCTGCGGGTCACCCAGACCGGCATCCAGATCCTGACCGGCTTCCTGCTCACCGTGCCGTTCACCCAGCGGTTCCCGGACCTCGACGCGGAGCAGAAGTACGGCTACCTGACGGTCCTCTGCGGCGCGGTGCTCGCGACCGGCTTCATCATCGCCCCCGTGGCGCTGCACCGCACCCTGTTCCGGCAGGGCGAGAAGGAGTGGCTGGTCCACGCCGCCAACTGGTGCGCGCGCGCCGGGCTGTTCGTGCTCGCGCTGACCATGGCGGGGGTCGTGTGGCTGGTCTTCGACGTGGTGATCTCCCGGGCCGCCGCCGTCGTGGCCGGCGGCCTCGCGCTGGCGTTCTTCGCGGCGCTGTGGTGGGTGCTGCCGCTGGTCAAACGGGCCGACGCCGACTGA
- a CDS encoding TetR/AcrR family transcriptional regulator, with translation MSEPSQTPAGAVRVQARQEMKRAILAAGRQRLASDGPERLSLRAVARDVGMVSSAVYRYVPSRDALLTELIIESYDALGEAAEQAEASCPREDLGGRWQAIGRGARTWAIAHPHEWALVFGSQIPGYAAPPDTVRAASRIPVLLVALLRDCAAAGVPLPDAALPRDVEAAMAPVQEFFEGAVPAETALRGLMAWTYLVGSVSFQVFGQRTNVISPDGAAAFFDAELERIAAFVGFA, from the coding sequence ATGAGCGAGCCCTCGCAGACCCCAGCCGGCGCCGTCCGGGTGCAGGCCCGGCAGGAGATGAAGCGGGCGATCCTCGCCGCCGGCCGGCAGCGGCTGGCCAGCGACGGTCCCGAGCGGCTGAGCCTGCGCGCGGTCGCCCGTGACGTCGGGATGGTCTCCTCGGCGGTCTACCGCTACGTGCCGAGCCGCGACGCCCTGCTCACCGAGCTGATCATCGAGTCCTACGACGCCCTCGGCGAGGCCGCGGAGCAGGCTGAGGCGTCGTGCCCGCGCGAGGACCTGGGCGGCCGGTGGCAGGCGATCGGACGCGGCGCCCGAACCTGGGCGATCGCGCACCCGCACGAGTGGGCGCTGGTCTTCGGCTCCCAGATCCCCGGGTACGCCGCGCCGCCGGACACCGTCCGGGCCGCGAGCCGGATCCCGGTGCTGCTGGTCGCGCTGCTGCGCGACTGCGCGGCCGCCGGCGTACCCCTCCCGGACGCGGCGCTCCCCCGCGACGTCGAGGCCGCGATGGCGCCGGTGCAGGAGTTCTTCGAGGGCGCGGTGCCCGCCGAGACGGCGCTGCGCGGGCTGATGGCCTGGACCTACCTCGTGGGCTCGGTCTCGTTCCAGGTGTTCGGCCAACGGACCAACGTCATCAGCCCGGACGGCGCGGCCGCGTTCTTCGACGCCGAGCTGGAGCGGATCGCGGCGTTCGTGGGCTTCGCCTGA
- a CDS encoding quinone oxidoreductase family protein — MRAIVVDQAGGSEVLVLKELPTPEPGPGQVRVDVDACGVNFLDVYERSGKYPMQTPFVAGSEGCGVVSALGDGVDGVRLGDRVAWAMVHGGGYAGQVVIPAERTVPVPDDVESEQAAAVMLQGMTAHYLTESTFPVRAGQTALVQAAAGGLGLLLTQMLVGKGVRVIGTASTAAKAALATEAGASDVIDYTDRDVASEVRRLTDGRGVDVVYDGVGRSTFDGSIDSLARRGTMVLVGAASGPVPPVDPQTLNKKGSLFLTRPTLAHHIDDRDELLGRAAAVLGRVADGRLAVRIGGRYALAEAPQAHDDLVGRRSTGKLLILPGR, encoded by the coding sequence ATGCGCGCGATCGTCGTCGACCAGGCCGGCGGGTCCGAGGTCCTCGTGCTCAAGGAGCTGCCGACCCCGGAGCCCGGACCGGGCCAGGTGCGCGTGGACGTGGACGCCTGCGGGGTGAACTTCCTCGACGTCTACGAGCGGTCGGGCAAGTATCCGATGCAGACCCCGTTCGTCGCGGGCTCCGAGGGCTGCGGTGTCGTCAGCGCCCTCGGCGACGGCGTCGACGGCGTGCGGCTCGGTGACCGGGTCGCGTGGGCGATGGTGCACGGCGGCGGGTACGCCGGCCAGGTGGTGATCCCCGCGGAGCGGACCGTTCCGGTGCCCGACGACGTCGAGTCCGAGCAGGCGGCGGCCGTGATGCTGCAGGGCATGACCGCGCACTACCTGACCGAGTCGACGTTCCCGGTCCGGGCCGGCCAGACGGCACTCGTGCAGGCGGCGGCGGGCGGCCTCGGCCTGCTGCTCACGCAGATGCTGGTCGGCAAGGGGGTCCGGGTGATCGGGACGGCGTCGACGGCCGCGAAGGCCGCCCTGGCGACCGAGGCGGGCGCCTCGGACGTGATCGACTACACCGACCGCGACGTGGCGTCGGAGGTACGACGGCTCACCGACGGCCGTGGCGTCGACGTCGTGTACGACGGGGTCGGCAGATCCACCTTCGACGGCAGCATCGACTCGCTGGCGCGCCGGGGCACCATGGTGCTCGTCGGCGCCGCCAGCGGCCCGGTCCCGCCGGTCGACCCGCAGACGCTGAACAAGAAGGGGTCGCTGTTCCTGACGCGTCCCACGCTGGCGCACCACATCGACGACCGCGACGAGCTGCTCGGGCGCGCTGCAGCGGTGCTCGGACGGGTGGCCGACGGTCGGCTCGCCGTACGGATCGGCGGCAGGTACGCGCTCGCGGAGGCGCCGCAGGCGCATGACGACCTGGTCGGCCGGCGCTCGACCGGCAAGCTGCTCATCCTGCCGGGGCGGTGA
- a CDS encoding maleate cis-trans isomerase family protein, with amino-acid sequence MTNHRIGLIVPSSNLTMETELPRMLHARERVIPDETFTFHSSRMRMKHVTAEELVAMNAQTERATMEIADARPDVVASACLVAIMAQGPGYHCNAEAQITGVLDREGVAAPVVSSAGALLRALEALGAKRIAMVTPYMKPLTKLVADYIEDAGCEVVDTLSLEVSDNLAVARLDPAGLREHWRKVDTSDVDALVLSACVQMPSLAAIQPVEDAAGIPVLSAATATVFTALTELGLRTEVPDAGRLLSGEVTMERAPRRAGEPTA; translated from the coding sequence GTGACGAACCACCGCATCGGCCTGATCGTGCCGAGCTCGAACCTGACGATGGAGACCGAGCTGCCGCGGATGCTGCACGCCCGCGAGCGCGTGATTCCCGACGAGACGTTCACCTTCCACAGCAGCCGGATGCGGATGAAGCACGTGACGGCCGAGGAGCTCGTCGCGATGAACGCGCAGACCGAGCGCGCCACGATGGAGATCGCGGACGCCCGGCCCGACGTGGTCGCCTCTGCGTGCCTCGTCGCGATCATGGCGCAGGGGCCGGGCTACCACTGCAACGCCGAGGCGCAGATCACCGGCGTGCTGGACCGCGAGGGCGTGGCCGCTCCTGTCGTGTCGAGCGCCGGTGCGCTGCTGCGCGCGCTCGAGGCGCTCGGCGCGAAGCGCATCGCGATGGTCACGCCGTACATGAAGCCCCTGACGAAGCTGGTGGCCGACTACATCGAGGACGCCGGCTGCGAGGTCGTCGACACGTTGAGCCTGGAGGTGTCGGACAACCTCGCGGTGGCCCGTCTCGACCCGGCCGGACTGCGCGAGCACTGGCGGAAGGTGGACACCAGCGACGTGGACGCCCTGGTGCTCTCGGCATGCGTGCAGATGCCGTCGCTCGCCGCCATCCAGCCGGTGGAGGACGCGGCCGGCATCCCGGTGCTCTCGGCGGCGACCGCCACGGTGTTCACCGCGTTGACCGAGCTCGGCCTGAGGACGGAGGTGCCTGACGCCGGCCGGTTGCTCAGCGGCGAGGTCACCATGGAGCGGGCGCCTCGTCGCGCCGGCGAGCCGACCGCGTGA
- a CDS encoding MFS transporter, translating to MQLRSGWRTAVVGFVAMFVTIGTGFSYGVLAVPAATGLGADVGLVSGGFAVTVMVFFLLGAPAGVLADRFGAKAVLGAGAACMGAGLLLTAAAQSVVMLYVGHGLLVGAAMASTFVPLTAAVSALFGQNRATAVGIAVSGIGVGTLVMAPVLASSIVRVGWRPTYAVLGIVSAVALTGCALLVERPPRHEPVAGDAARTMRSRDYRLLYASQVLLSVAIFTPFAHLPSYAEHLAIPAVAAAGLVAVIGAASVVGRLALGPVAGRFGLLRTYRACFVAIGASFVLWIWPLGYPGLVVQAVVFGVGYGGFVALLPGVAARRFGVHRLGGLLGVLYTSHVVGAGLGPLVTGLLVERWGYLPAGTAALVCGLAGFVVLGRLSERARDPASQSPSRR from the coding sequence ATGCAGCTCCGCTCGGGATGGCGCACCGCGGTCGTCGGCTTCGTCGCGATGTTCGTGACCATCGGCACCGGCTTCAGCTACGGCGTGCTGGCCGTCCCGGCCGCGACCGGGCTCGGAGCGGACGTCGGGCTGGTCTCAGGCGGGTTCGCGGTCACCGTGATGGTGTTCTTCCTGCTCGGCGCCCCCGCAGGCGTGCTCGCCGACCGGTTCGGCGCCAAGGCCGTGCTCGGGGCGGGGGCGGCGTGCATGGGCGCCGGTCTGCTGCTCACCGCCGCCGCGCAGAGCGTCGTGATGCTCTACGTCGGCCACGGCCTGCTCGTCGGGGCGGCCATGGCCTCCACCTTCGTCCCGCTCACCGCCGCGGTCAGCGCCCTCTTCGGCCAGAACCGTGCCACCGCGGTCGGCATCGCGGTCTCGGGCATCGGCGTCGGCACGCTGGTGATGGCCCCGGTGCTGGCCTCCTCGATCGTCCGGGTCGGCTGGCGGCCGACGTACGCCGTGCTGGGGATCGTGTCGGCCGTGGCGCTGACCGGCTGCGCGCTGCTGGTCGAGCGGCCGCCACGGCACGAGCCGGTCGCGGGCGACGCCGCGCGGACGATGCGCTCGAGGGACTACCGGTTGCTGTACGCCTCGCAGGTGCTGCTCTCGGTGGCGATCTTCACCCCGTTCGCCCACCTGCCGTCCTACGCCGAGCACCTCGCGATCCCCGCGGTCGCCGCGGCCGGGCTGGTCGCCGTGATCGGCGCGGCCAGCGTCGTGGGGCGGCTCGCGCTGGGACCGGTCGCCGGGCGGTTCGGCCTGCTGCGGACCTACCGGGCGTGCTTCGTCGCGATCGGCGCGAGCTTCGTGCTGTGGATCTGGCCGCTCGGCTACCCCGGGCTGGTGGTGCAGGCCGTGGTGTTCGGTGTCGGGTACGGCGGCTTCGTGGCGCTGCTTCCGGGGGTCGCCGCCCGCCGGTTCGGGGTGCACCGGCTCGGCGGGCTGCTGGGCGTCCTCTACACCTCCCACGTGGTGGGTGCCGGGCTCGGCCCGCTGGTGACAGGTCTGCTCGTCGAACGGTGGGGATACCTGCCCGCCGGAACGGCTGCCCTCGTCTGCGGGCTGGCCGGCTTCGTCGTGCTGGGACGGCTCAGCGAACGGGCGCGCGACCCCGCTTCTCAGAGCCCCAGCCGGCGGTAG